The sequence ACAGAATCGTATGTCTGTCAACGCAGTTGCATGCTGTATAGCCAGCtagtcagtgtcagtgtgtgacacATTAATAATCGctactttgttttctttttttttctgtactgAATTGCTGTTCTGTTGCTTTGTCCTTTGGACGTCTTTTACAATAATAGCCCAATACTgtaagcctataggctactgctttGAAAATATGGCAGTAGCCTAGGCTTACTAGAACAGCCTATTCTGTTATTTGCTGAATTTAGTATTTTGTAAGCCCTTCAACTGCAGTTcacgtgagagagaaagtgcaacTGATCTGTATCATTTCACCACTGAAACTTGTCCGACTGGATAAGCGCGTTTGGTTCACCAGCTATAAGTTTAGGTAAATAAAGGAAACTTTTCCCACACAATTTATTTGTGTGACATACGCTTGAAGTTACCAATGTGACTACAGACATTAAGCCTGAATCATAAAGCCTGAATTTTTGCAGAAATGATAGACCAAATTTTATAGTTCTGTGAATTCACTCACTGTTTAGGCAACTGGCttcagaaaataaatgaatacactAATATATTTGTTCTTCACTGAAAGATCACAGGAAACGATAATTGTCTCATATCCAATGGTCTATCAAACCAACTGACCAGCGGTGTATAATTCCTGTAGATAATAACACAGAGTTCATCATATGGTAGCTGTTCAACTCCCCAATACACAGGGTAGTCTGTTATAAGCGTATCCACCCTAATTGCCCCCTGGTCAGACAGACCAATCCAGGCCATTTCATGGTGGCTGTGACCATGCACATAGCTACGGCAAGCCGAATGAGCATTTATTCCGATATCTTGATATCAAGCTACAGTGTCCAATACTAGTGAGTATTTTCTGTAAACTTGTTAACTAGTCTAGTGAACCACATTTTCAGCACTAGTTAAGTAATAAGAGCCCAAATGCTTTCTAGTTAACTAGtgaagacagacatgcacactttAACTAGTGCAGGAAATGTGGTTCACTAGTTAACTAGTTTacagaaaagacaaaagattgGACACTGTAGCTTGATATCAAGACATAGGAATAAATGCTCATTCGGCTTGCCATACATGGCCATGTTATAGCTCATGTGCTAAAGCTAGcaggtatactgtatatatggtaGACTAGACAGTGAATGCAGTGGatgacacatgcatgcaggcacctcatgctcttctcctctgctgttcCAGAAGCAGGCAGCCCAGCGATGGAGGCCGCCGTGGGCTTCATCCTGGGTGCGGTCGCCGGCTGTGCCCTGGGAGCCACGGAGGGACCCATGAaccaggcggcggcggcgctgaCCTCCGGGCCACACCTGAAGGTCATGACGGACGCCGTGGGAGACGTGGGGCCCCTGGGTGTGGGGACGCTCATCGGGGCCACGGCCCTCTCTACCGCCGTGGCGTCCGCCGTGACGGGGGTGACCATGGCCTCCCTGGTGGCTCTGATGCTACTCAGAGTGAGGCGACGCAGAGACGGGTCCTTGGGAGTCGGGGCGCTCGTGTGGGTGACCTCCGGGCTCGCCGCTGTTGTCGGGGCGACGGCCAGCGGAGCGACGCTCGGGGCGGCGATCGAGATGCTCGCACGGGCCTCGGCGGCGGCCGGACTGCTGTGGGGGCTGCTGGCGTTGGCGCTGCTGACGCCGTTCCTGCGCGCCGCCCTCTTGCGGCTCGGGGGCGCGGAGCGGCTCTGCTGCGGGATCCTGGAGCCCAGCGAGGAGGACCGGGAGAGGGAGCGGAGGCGGCAGGAGGCGGCCGCGGACGAGCAGAGGCAGAGGGTCGCCGTGGAGATGGAGCAGAGGATAACGATGCTGGAGGAGGGCGCTGGAGACGGGAACGCGGACGccacgcagcagcagcagcagcagcatcgggTCGCCTGGGAGACGCAGTGgcgggagaggaaggaggccgagcgggaggagagggagcggaCGGAGCTGGAGACGGAGCAGAGGAGCGTCTCCGAGCGCGTCGCCAAGGCGATGGCCCAGTACGTGGACCTGCTGGCGTTCTCGGGCATCCCGATGACGGTGACGGCGGCCGTGACGACGGGCCTCGGGCTGTTGGGGTTCGGCGACTACCGCTTCGTCTTCATGGCCCTGCTCGCGCTGGTTCTCGTCATGACCTTTGCCCTCATGAGGTCGGCGAAGCTGAGCTTCTGGAAGTTCGCCGGCTGCATGGGCCTGTTCGCCACCTTCGCCATCGCCGTGCTGACCGTGCACGCCGGGCAGGAGGTGGCCGGGGACTCGGCCAGGCTGAGAGCGGCGGGGAGAGAGGTCCCGCCCCGCGAGCTCCTCGTCGCCGCCATGAGGCAGCGCTCGTCCCTGGAGGCCGTCGCCGCGGGCTTCTTCGTGGCCAAGCTGTGCCAGGTGGGCCTCGGGGCCACCGTAGGAGGACCCCTGGGGCGGCAGGTGGACgggaaggtggtggtgggggccggGGGGGCTGTGGCGGCCACCCTGGGTCTGGTGCGAGCCTCGGCCGGGTTCCTGGGCGCGGGGGGCACGGCGGGGGCCCTGCTCGGGGCAGTCGGAGCGTCGGGGGTGTCTCTGGGGTCAGCGGCGGCCATCGCTGTAGGCTGGTCCACGTGGGCGGGGACTGTTGCCACGACAGCGGGAATGGTGACGGGGGCATTAGCCACTGGGAAATGGGACGTTCCCAACTTAATTCAAGTGCCTGTTGCGTATATGTTTGCTATGACCACTCCCTACTGACAGAGCTGCAGTATTGCTTATTTATTAGTTCAGGAAGATATCTAAAATATTGTCTAACTCACAGTACAGAATTGCATCCTCAGAGATGCTCCCTGAAACACTGCTGACCGCCAGCATAGTTATCAATAAATGTATTTTACTTTActaattttttatttgttttccaaCAAATGTGAACATAGTTTGTTTTTTAAGGACATGTGAAAGTGTAAAATGCAAAGACAATGTTGTTTGACACACAACATTAATATTTTATGATAAGAGCCAGACAGTTTTTGGTATTTGAATATATGTATTTCTAAATATTTAAAATCccattaaaatgttaaaatgtcaaatgtatGGCAGTGGTTACGGTCTGTGCCAGAACAAGAGCAATAAAGTGTACTGAAATCCCGCTTACAGTAGGGGgcagtgtttctctgtgtaaCATGCCACGGTTCCTTCACAGTCATGGAACAAAGAATAAGAACTTTGAATATGAATACAATAAACATTAAGCCTGAATAATATATTTCTGCAGTAAGGATAGACCTTACAGATATATTCACTCACTATTTACTGACttcagaaaataaatgaatacattaaTATAGATGTTATTCGCTGAAAGGTCACAGAAGGAAACGATGCTTCTCACATATCCAATGATTTGATTCTTCACAGGGTCTATCAAACCAACTGACCATAAATGCAAAATACCTGAAGATGGTAACACAGAGTTCATCTTCATATGTTGGCTGGTCAGTTCCCCAATACACAACGTTGAATGTTATACGCCCACCATCCACCCAGTGGAAAACCCGATCTGCCTCCTGGTCAGACAGACCAATCCAGGTGACTTCATGGAGGCTGTGCAGGAACCTTTGTTCTTCTTCACTGTTGATGACCACCAGGTCAGCACCTCTGTCCTTACAGTCCTGTCTACTCTCAGTCCAGGATTTCTTCTCTGTGGACACGTAGTAGGTGCTGGTCTTGAAGCCGACCCATCCCTCGCACGAACCCTCCATCCGACAGAGCTTCGTCTCAATCTCCCGCTTGTCCTTAAGTAGCTGCTCTATCTCGGCAGCCTTCATGCTGGCCAGGTTGTTTAATTCTGCCTTCAGCTGCTCTATCTCGGCAGCCTTCATGCTGGCCAGGTCGTTTAATTCTGCCTTCAGCTGGTCAATTTGAGCAGATGTGGTGTTGGTCAGGTTGCTGATGACTGCCTTTAGATTGTCCTCCGCGGTGGAGTTCATGTAATGCCATCGTAGGAAGATGCTCAGGCTCAGCTGCAGAATGCATGTGACCGTGAAGCCCACTGCAACAAGCGGGTAGATCCAGGTCCCGCGACCCCCTGCGTTCAGCCTCCTGCTCTGGATGTCCTGCTGGATCTCGCTGGTCCTAGTGCCCACTTGCTGCCCATCTCCTCTATGGCCCTGGACACAGAGTGGGTCAACATTAATATACTCTTCACCTGCCATCTTAGAGTTTTAGATAGAGCTTTTTCAGGCACACCACTGTTTTTCCAGCTTCACCGAAGAAAGCGACtcagtgtctgtatgtgatACTGGGTGCTTTCCTCCTTTTATGTTcagagtgtatctgtgtgaaatGATAATTCAGCGGAAGTTAGGTAGGTGGAAGAGGGCGGGCCAAGGCCTACCAGGCTCCCCACAGTGCCATGCAGGTGCATGTAGTTCAGTGTCAGCACATGTAGCTCTTACACATTTAGAAGTGATATCAACGCTGATAAGGAAAGGGACTTCTCCTTCGCTAATTTCCCACGGAACTAGTGAACACTTTATCTAATTTCATATCCTCTCCTATCCCTATCTTTGTTCTATCTTGTGCTATCTTACTTCGCAGATGTCACCATgcaaaaacagctattttcCTTCATGTGTTCAGgctgtctttctgtttctcctgtgtgttcttgtactgtatgtaatatggtgtttatatggttttgtttcttttaacttgcataaaacactgtccagtggcttatacacaatgcggcttatatgcgggaaattactgtagtttatAGTTTGTAGACTACTGTCAATCCCATGTTGAGTTATTGATAGAAAGATAAATGGTTTattaataaatggttaatttgCCTATTGCTTATACACTTCAAAACtcgtcaaaactctacacacagccaGACATAGAACTTAGACTCAAACATATAGAACTCAACaatatgccaaaatgaaacactgcaatcaaaacccaatAATCCTGTCTAAAATGTAATTATTGcaacaaaaccaaacacaaatgcaccatTTGAATTACTCTACCAAATCAACAGCaacacactgatgtgctttatataaaacactgcAGTCTTTGCGTTtctatatgtgaccctgcaaagcgaaaccagtccaTGTGGGCATCAATGACTCTTGGAAGGCCAGAACCCTGGcacacatgaaacatgaaacttggtgggaaTGTTGCTCCATTAGAAATAAGCATTTTCCCCAGGGGCCActaccatcccccccccccccccccccccccaattccaAATAACTACCCGCACCGTTGCTCCCAAGATGACAGAATTTTAGAATTTTAGTGGTCAACCTagcccataaccactcatttataatacccccccccccccacacacacacacccaagtaaacaaatacaaaatcaAATGCATGCCACTTTAATTTCCGCTATCTTTGGCCAAGATGTTCTAAACTGcaccaaaatgtgtgtgtgaaagatgtgTATGATCACCACAACAGCCTCTATGACATCCCAGCCACCATGCCTCAGGGTGCTCGGGTATTGCTGTGAGCAGTTGTTTTAAAGTTCACTAAGGATTAGTGAAGGTGTTTACTAAGGTTTGTTGCTTGAATGAAATGCCTGAAATGCTTTTCATAAGTTGCAAATTTATGTTCAGAGCGTTTGTCTCTTGCTTCACTTCAAGAATCTCTTTTTACTCAACTTTATATGGGGTGCCAAAAACACTGTATTTCCAATACATTTTTTCATCTGCATGGCATGTTCTAAACTAACAAACTAATAAAGAAAATGTTTCAGTGAATGCTTGTGAAATAGATTCAGATTGAGATTTACACAAATCACACAACCATCAACAGACTAAAGCCATTTtgctgtgaaaaatgacatgaaatgTCGCTCaaattgtattattgcattgcatTAAAAGTATTGCATTATCCAGCTAAACGAAACAAAGTGGCCTAAATGACACATCCATTTATGGtaataaacaaatgtgtttcATCTCATATTTCTACTTCAGTCATCATGTCATACTGCTGGGACCAAGAGACAGCTATAGTACATTAAGTTGCAGAGCCGATAAGATTTTATTGCACCTACTGTAATGTAGAGTTTGAATGACTCTTGTCAATTTGTTTGCTATACTTATACAATAATCAATGTATCCAGTATATTTTAAGCATCAATTTGTAAATTAGTTCCACAAAGTTAATCAGAAGTCATCACTGGAGGGGCAGTTTTTCCGCATCTTCTTTCGGGGGGGCATGCCCTCAGACTACCCTATAGCATTTCAGGGGGACCCAGAATTATTTTCTGTCATATAGGGCCCACATTTTCTAGAAGCGGCCCTGAGTACTTTAATGAACACTGTCGCTAATCCGGTGTGAACTTTACCAGTGGGAATACACTAGAACCCCTGCAGCAGAATCGTTGGGATGTTTTCGAAGCCATGCGAGTGCAGTGCACGGATTAAGCTTTTTTTGTGTAGAAGTGCAGGAAATGTACATGTTAAGGGGTTATTTTACTGTGATCTACCTCTGCTTTGTCTAGAGGCGACACAAAATGACAGTGTTGCTTTGTTTATAAAATAAGGCTGATAAGATTTAAATTTGTCTACCCTCAGTAAATGTCATGCTGAGTTGAGTGGAACAGGTGTCACTTTTATATTGTTCAAAGTTGCTACAGGTGCTCACAAACTACTTGATTGATATAGTCTGAAATAAGATGAAACTCCTTATAGACTTAAAATTGTGTTAGCAAAAAAGATTTGTTGAACATAATAATGTATTTTATATGCTTTACAGTATAATAATACTCTATAATCAAGTACATTTTAAGCGTCAATGTACGAATTAGTTCCACAAAATTCAAGGGGTGATTGTTCAAAATGTTGTTCTTCAAATTTTCTAGCAGCAAACAGTATAATGGAAGTGGCCAAATCAACACTGCCAGCAGGAATACCAGAAACCCCTGAAGCACAATTGCTGAGATATTTCCGAAGCCATGCATGCGAGCGCACTTCATGGATTAAGTTTTTCTGTGTAAAAGTGCAGAAAATGTACATGTTAAGGGGTTATTTACGGTGATCTACAACAGCCAGACTAGAGGCGACACAAAAgtgttgcttgttttttttattttttatataagaTAAGGTTCATGAGATTTCAATTAGTCTACCCTCAGTAAATGCCATGCTGGGGTGAGTTCAGCGGGTGTCACCTTTACATTATTCAGAGTTGCTATAGATGCTCAGAAGCTGCTCTATTGAGTCTATGAGATGAGATCAAACTCCCAAGACTTGCTTAAAACTGTGTCAGCAAAAAAGAGTAGTGGAATTCAATAACCTGTAGTTTTGTGCTGTATAGTATTATGCTATGCTATAATTTAAATGTGAATTTATCAATCAGTTCCACAAAATTCACCAGAAGTTAtaattgaagtgtgtgtgtgtgtgtgtgtgtgtgtgtgtgtgtgtgtgtgtgtgtgtgtgtgtgtgtgtgtgttctagcagCGCCTCTGGGTCTACTTTAGAGAACACTGTCGCTAATACGAAGTGAACTTTAAAAACTGCCAGAAGGAATACAGGAACACCTGCAGCTGAATGGATGGAATATTTCGGAAGTCATGCGAGTGCACTCAACGGATTAAGCTTTTCTGTATAAAAGAGCCGCGTGTCTGGTCTCTCACCACTCCTGAGCTGCTCTGAGAAGCATCAGTAGCCTCCACTCACAATGGCAACCACCTTCTCCAGCCGCGTCTCCATGTCCTCCGGATCATCCATCGCAGGGGGTATGTCATCTGGACTCTCGCTGTCCGGAGGTGGAGCTCGCTTGAGCGTCATGCGGGCCGGCAGTGTCTACGGTGGAGCAGGAGGATCTGGAGTTCGCATCTCCAGCGCCGGTGCAGGTTTCGGCGTTGGGGCAGGGTTCGGTGGGGGTGCAGGATTCGGGTtcgctgctggtggtggtg comes from Sardina pilchardus chromosome 6, fSarPil1.1, whole genome shotgun sequence and encodes:
- the LOC134082466 gene encoding uncharacterized protein LOC134082466 gives rise to the protein MASTPKAGSPAMEAAVGFILGAVAGCALGATEGPMNQAAAALTSGPHLKVMTDAVGDVGPLGVGTLIGATALSTAVASAVTGVTMASLVALMLLRVRRRRDGSLGVGALVWVTSGLAAVVGATASGATLGAAIEMLARASAAAGLLWGLLALALLTPFLRAALLRLGGAERLCCGILEPSEEDRERERRRQEAAADEQRQRVAVEMEQRITMLEEGAGDGNADATQQQQQQHRVAWETQWRERKEAEREERERTELETEQRSVSERVAKAMAQYVDLLAFSGIPMTVTAAVTTGLGLLGFGDYRFVFMALLALVLVMTFALMRSAKLSFWKFAGCMGLFATFAIAVLTVHAGQEVAGDSARLRAAGREVPPRELLVAAMRQRSSLEAVAAGFFVAKLCQVGLGATVGGPLGRQVDGKVVVGAGGAVAATLGLVRASAGFLGAGGTAGALLGAVGASGVSLGSAAAIAVGWSTWAGTVATTAGMVTGALATGKWDVPNLIQVPVAYMFAMTTPY
- the LOC134082467 gene encoding CD209 antigen-like protein C, giving the protein MAGEEYINVDPLCVQGHRGDGQQVGTRTSEIQQDIQSRRLNAGGRGTWIYPLVAVGFTVTCILQLSLSIFLRWHYMNSTAEDNLKAVISNLTNTTSAQIDQLKAELNDLASMKAAEIEQLKAELNNLASMKAAEIEQLLKDKREIETKLCRMEGSCEGWVGFKTSTYYVSTEKKSWTESRQDCKDRGADLVVINSEEEQRFLHSLHEVTWIGLSDQEADRVFHWVDGGRITFNVVYWGTDQPTYEDELCVTIFRYFAFMVSWFDRPCEESNHWICEKHRFLL